ttttaaatatttatttaaaaattataaatttatgaaaaaacaAAGGCCTCATCACATAATAATTTGTTCCAATTAATGTCTAATACCAAGTACCAACCCAGTTAAAAATGGCAATAGTTAGCCTTTGAAGTTTGAACCAAGGGGTAAAAGGCTCAATGATGGGAGTTGGCAGTTGGATCCAAAGCAGAGTCCACTTTTATGTCTGAAAACATGATCTCGACATAAAGAATATTTGGCCACAATCTTTGTATTTATGTCAAACGACACCCTGCTTTTTCCGTTTGTTGTTATTTGTTGATCCTATCCATAACCAATCAAAAGGTGTGAACCCCACACAAAGGCTtcaatttttgttattgttcATGTACCACTTGCAAGTACACActtgtttttccttttactaACAATTTGCAATGCTGGGCGTTTTACTATGAGATTGCACTTGGACTATCCTCTCAAATGAATACCATCTTTACACCTTTACTTCTGACACTTTTCCAGCTTAATACATAGCCATGGATTAAAATTGTATTGGATTTGCTTGGactaaaaattcataacaaTGATAATGAAATTTGACTTTCAATTCTTTGGGAGAACCAAAACTCAATTTAAGCCgagatatttaaatgatttacaaaataaagttaaaaaatcacAATTAATTAAACCGAAtcaaattcttttatatttaaaataatgaaataacttacataaaaatttatttttctaaaaatataccATACAAGAataaatttacttgtttttttaaatatatttataaaattaaaaaaaaattgaaattttattaaataatgtccaaaaatctaaaatccaaaattagtataaaatactACAATGAAACCGAATTCAATTATGTTTGGGAGTTCAAAAAATCCAACCAAACCGAGCTCACCCTAATTTGAATGTCCTAAACTGTTAAACAAGATTGCTATCCGTTGGCTCGCATGGCTGCCGTATTCTTCATATGCAGCAGTTTTTGCTAATGGAAATTTCATGTAAACTTTCTTTGTCAATGGAAATCAATCTTTATGCATAAAAAATTGgaacatacatgtgctgcaagTCTAAACAATATTCCTATATAACTAGGTTGGACATGAGCATAAAATTCCACCTACATTAAAAAAAGCTCCTTCATTATCCTGATAACAACGTATccaattaacatttttatctgaTTCAAAAACAGGGCTTACATAAATGTCAGGAAAAAACAAGAGTTATGAGACAGTGAGAACTACATTTCTCCctttaatttatgtgttttggttggattttgTTTCCAGTAAGCAAAATGGTACAACAGAGTTTAAGCTAAGCATCACAAATGACTTCAAAGACGCTTAGGTTGATAGCGAGTACCTGCGTAAAACCCTTCAGTATATGCTGTGTTCTTGAATATTGTCTGCAATGGACAGCCCCCATTTCAATTAGTGTAAAACTAAAATACAACACACCCTagttgtttcttttttgtttatcCGAAAATGAATAGGAAAAATTATGGGAAAACAAATGTGTTAGCAATTTTTTTCTGGGCAATGGTGGctgtaaatactaaataatatttaataacgTATATGACTGTCACCATATTATACTTACAGCAAGGTTCTTTAGGTCTTCTCTaagacatttttttatattatttgctaCCTCAGCTCCAAGCTGCCCACTGTGTTGCTTAATCGAATCCTCCGAAATCTGTGTTATTTCATTAATCTAAGTAAAAACCGAAAAAAAAATCCAGGTTGATATTGACCAAAAGTATAAGATTTAGCTTACTTCTGAAAGCAGTAATGCAGATGCTCTATCCAGGAGCTCTTCCACAAAATTCCCAGCATCCGCAGCAGGAATTGAAGGCTGCACAGTATTGACTGGCTTCTCCTTAACATTTTGCGCATTACCAGATGGCTTAATAGCTTTGGCTACATCAAGAGTAGACAGTTATATTTTTTAGACAAGTTAAATACTACAGTACTTGATGATTGACTGCAGAGCTGCGGACTCAACTATCACACAAACAACATTGCAGTTTTCCTTGaagttacaagaaaaataataaaatttctccATTTCCTCTGTGAAAAGTACAACCTGTTTTACCCCTGGCATTTGTAAGCTGTGCAAGAAAAGTAAATAAGTGGTGCATAACAATTCTTTTAGATAAATTACCTGCAACTGCTGCAGAATTACTAGCAGCACTAACATGTTTTCCGGTAGAATCTTGTGTAGGTGCTTTTACTGGAAGATCTGACAGAATTGGGGCATCTGATGGAACAAAAGCAGCTAAATCGGGAGGTTGGTCTTTCCCTACAGGAGGGTTAGCCTACCAATGACATTAAATCAGCTCATCTGGCATATAATTACTGGTGAAATAAGACAGTTTATGAAAATCAATATCACCTCCAGGTCAACGTATGATGGGTCTCTCCCAATCGATTTAAGAAACTTGTCCAGACCGTGGGCGTTAAGAGCTGGGAACACATCAATTAGGAATTATTCCAATCAGGCACCAAAATATTTAAGTTCAGAAACAAAGGGCTATTTAAAGTGACATGACTAAGTTCCTCCTTGACTGCCAGTTACACAAAGCCACATCCTAGCAAGTCAGTTCCCTTTTTCTATCACAGGATTTCTAGGcctcaatgactaaattgaatacacCATGGAAACTTAAGGCATTGATACTTGTAACCAATTAACTGCCAAGAACAGAGAGAAAAGGAAGCGGCAAGTTTTAAATTGATGGTTTGGTTTAAGAGTTCTTATGCATTTTCAGTTAGGAATGAACATAACTTGATAAAGGAGAACAATGCCATACAAGCTAATGTTCCAGATATAGGAAAGCCACCACTAATTGCATTGTACATGACAAAAATAAAGTGTTACTGTGAATTCAAGAGAGGAGTATGTGAGCATATCTTGTACATTCTTTTTCCCAACTTACAGATTGACATGTCGTTGGAAAGTGGGTGGAAAAAGCAATACTCTTGAGTTTTGAATCCTTGATCCAACAATAGTGAGACATGTCTtcaaaaaaatgacaaaactgaaaattaaagctaaaaataCTCTGAAGAACACAGCCAAGAAAAGCAAGCAAATCTTTATATCCTACCAAACATACATTGTaacaaagagaaaagagaaaggtAGTGGATGGGGCAGCACCTGCATGTAAGATGTAAAGGAATCATGCTAGAATTTTAAACTAATGATCATTAGCACTAGATATATCTTTAAATGCTAAACTTTTTGCAGTATTCATagattatttattacttttcacATAGGCCCAGCGTTCTTCATGTGTGcacacatacacacacaaaGGTCAGCTACAACAGTTTTTTAGGATAAATAAGACATCAATAATGAAGGGAAAAACTAATCCAACCATCTCATTAGGGATTCTACAAATAGAACACCATTGTGTACTAAATACAGCCAAAGaaaaacacaacttaaagcTTCAAGGGTTTCCCATCTTGTGTGCAGCCAAAAAATTACCAGATCCTAAGGAAAGAATAGTCCATGCACCATTCAGCACTGTAGTGCAAATATATTTTGAAGCCTGAAAGAAATGAAACTTAAATGTATACCTTGCAGATTCATTTACCACGGCAAATGGAGTAACACATCCAAGTGGAACCTTAAAAGTacaaaacagaaacaaaaacatagacgagtaaattataatattgCTATAATATCTATGACAATTTTTAGTGGAAGAAAACATGACAAAATGAAAGAGTGAAGTACTATCTTGCTATAATATAGTTCATGATCATTAGCGAACAACTTAGTCAACCCTTAACCTCTTAttgactaaaaatatttaaaagaaaaacttgaacacagattacaaaaattaattttcttaagaaatttgaaaagtgaatattattttattagtagcTTGTCTTTTTACtttatatccttttaaattggataaaaccataattttgaACCATGCACTACAATTTAGAAACAAGATAGGTTATTAGAAGCAATCTGCTCACATAGTTAGAGTAGATTGAGTAGAACACTGAACACTATACAACCAGGCAAAGACTTCTCTACTAAATCTATACTACACATAATACAATCTCAGAAAATTCTTCTACAAACAAGTTAAACTAATATGTACACCCACCTTAAGTATCTCAACCAGTGCCTCTTCTGCAGCCATTCTTAGACCACCTTTCCCTAAACCAAGCCTCTGAGATAAAACTGCACAGCTTTGAAGGCAACACAAAACTCTCATCAGCATCCAAAAATTGCTTCAAATTTTCCATATCAAGACTAGTATGTGAGACTAATGAACCATTTGAATGCATTATATGAAAGGATAATTTATATTcaagtggaaaagaaaataatgtacCTTTCAAATCTACTTTTGTATCTGCAAGAGCAGAGACAACATAGTACCTATGTTTCTTGTCCTGCATGGATAACCATTTGCAATCACACAGgaaattagaaacaaatccGAGATTCATTCAGCCTACACGTCCGAGTAACAGTAAAGCATTTTATACTATACCTTCAAGAACAAATTTTTGCTCAATGCACCTCCCAAATTCCCAACATATTTTGCCTGATTGAGAagaaatattttagttatataaTCCATGAATATGCTTAGGGATTCATGAACCAAGTTAGCAGTCTTCTTTTACCTGAGCTTCAACTGTCAAAACAACGGGATGTTCATACTGGGAAAATTCTATTTGAAGCTCCTGCAAGATCCCAATCCACGTACCAGTCACTAAAGAAAAGGGTACAAAAGAATAACCACCATAACTAAAGCAAGGCCATGATTATGATTATGAACCCCATTGATGCTATCAGTCTCATTTTCTTTCAGTAGGTTGTAGAATtgatataaattcattaaattcagCCACAGTCCGATACAAACAGAGAAATATGCTGAGCCAACGCCATATAACTAGAAGGATTATAAGATTTGCATCCATTCACAGTGCAAATAACTAAAGAAGTCCATAGTCTAGCACCCCCCCTCCCTccccaagaaaaaaaaaactacatgGATTCCAACCCTCTACTTGCTCTATTCTTACCATGGAAAAAAccaatgtaaaagaaaataataaaaaccccAAATCGAAATTGGAGtgcaataaaaaaaactaaaaattatcccaaaaagaattaaaagaataacCTTTAAACGAGCAAGCAGCTGGTCCTTGGAGTAAGCCATTGTATTGGTGAGTTAGTTTCTGAGTCGAAGCTGAAGTGAATGATAAAAGCAAAGCAACTACAGATCTGCAATGAGCTTCGAGTAGGTTTGTTTGTTACTACACAGCCTACAGGCAAATGGTAAAGCACTGAGTTTGATTGGGCTTAAACTCGTTGGATTATTGATCAAAACTCAGGTAAATTCGGCCTTAAAATGGGTCTTCTCTAACTAAATTGGGTCCATGtaaagaaaatagagagaacTGATTATTAacaaagtttttgaaaatttttagctAGCTTGGTTAGAATTTTTAGATATGATCCATTAATGGAAATTGacaatgtaattttaaaaatatttaagtttgaatctgttataatttacattttttttatttttttattgttataaatcactttgatttaatttaattaataatatttatgtaccctttaaaaattagaatttattaaaatatatatctataatatatataaaatcacgacttaaaaaaaaacttaaatagaCGAAGTActctttaatattaatttaattactaaattgacattaaataaatattttttttgatgaattataagAGGAGGGCTATGCAACTAGTGTGATTCAAACCCAGACCACACCTGATATGGTGAACAGCCTGACCATTAAGCCAACACATGgggtttaataaataatttttttcaagaattttcatTCATTTGAACTATATagataagaataataaataaaatctcctataaaaataatagataaaatcatatcaataattttattttttatataatagagtttttattgatttgaacTACACAATTgaacatattaattattaataatttattattttaaaccaATCATTGTTTAATTAGTGTTACGCTTATAtactaattaaaactaaaatttatcattataaatgGCATTCAACAAATAAAGGTTATTAGCATTAATAAGTTTAAagtatctaaaaaataatagagtATTGAGTATTGAAGTAATGACTTGtcgaatataaaatttcaaagcaTAGTCAAATGAGAATGACATCGGAAAGTAATGAAAGATCATTTTAATCAATGatgagttaaattataatattcattcaTCATCACTacaggtgatcatgggttgagctacccggcccgacccgacggcctgcccgaaaaatgggagggttcgggtaaaaatataggctcgaaatatgagTTTAGGCAAAAAAAACAAGACCTGTTTAGAAAATGGACTGGGCCTtgggtaaaacttttttggcaAGGGCCTGGCCTGACCCGaactatatattaaatatattttttttatttttgatcaaatatatatatatttatttttaatcaaatatatattatatattaaatatatattaatatgggTCGGGCCGAGCTTGAaaaaatttttaggcccatatttcaggccaAACCAGAATCGAGCCTagaaaacgggcctaaaattttgtctaaacccaACCCGGCCctgcccatgatcacctctaatcaTAAcgcattttcttaatttataataCAGTTAtactaaatttcttttaaactcACCCTCTTATTCAGTTCCTTCTATCATTGTTTAATATAACAGCTTCCCTTTATGATTTTATGttgttattgatttttaattttactttatacaatttttctaattagtattgtaattataattctaTACAAAATTTCAACCTATTATTGTTGTTTAAGTAATTTGCAACTACGAAGTAATAAAACGCAACATAAGCTCAATGTTGAACATACAAATTAATCAAACTCTAATCTCaattctcaaaataattttttacgagatatttacttaaattttcaaaaaatccttttacatttattcaaaaGTGTTGAAGtaatattagtaatttaaaCTATCCAATTTAATCAATAAGCAATAccttatgattttaaatttattgttattttatttacacgTATATTCACATGCATTGCACATGATGCTAAAGACTAATCACTTTAAAATAAgggttagtatttggtacaatgacactatatattttttatttcacaggtaatattaaaattgacacttgtctctttttaaaaatatttttcaaaaaaattactataTTCATATAAAACACTTGTCAATCCCTAACATTATCTCATGAACTCTAAAATTATACTGTTGTGTACCACATATTTCcctcaaaataaattataatattaaaaaccatatatttaaattaacattCCTATGGTATAAATGAGAAATTATGTGATGAATTGTTGAGATAAATTAAAAGCTTTGTGAgacaaagctaaaattttgtattcaaataacttaaataaaatttttactttttgataaggataaaaatgtatttttaacaaataaattaaaataattaaattaaattattaatattcgAGAGAGATTAAAATTGCaatcatattatttaatcaaaagtCTAAGAACTCTCATTATGCtcctaataataaatttaggtaaTCCGTACTATTTGAATCAAGATCATAATGAATTTGAACATCAAGTATTTtagattgtttttatttctacaACATAATCATTTTAGGTTATGCTTGTTTCACTAAAAACAACTTTCGAAaatgttttttgaaaatgaattgatCTTCTTGAAAAGTTGGTTTTGATTATTatcgtaaaatattttccattatttgacaaatttttataaatcattttctaaaattgttCTTAATGAAACAAACATGACATAAATAcatttgttacaaaatattatagtaTCATTTCTTTTTGACgatcgaaatttattttataacaagatgatattttataataaatattatatataaacttaataataaacaatgtctaattattaaattgtatatattacaTACATGGGAGTAGATAATGACACATTAGAGTTGGAATGGATAAATAAAGTTAAGAATGGTTTAAACAGATAttcatattaatataattaagataaccatattttattctataaattattttattgttaaatattttaaattttaatatatacttattattaaaatgattaatataaatatattttcaataatgtattaagaatattatttaaattttaaaattattattttcaaaatttattattaaaataagattgtaatactaaatatatttttaaataatttattatattattaaatataagtaattaaatatatatgtttaataatattaaacattataacatttgatattaatattttaatttttaaatattttaagaattaaaataaaaatcattaataatataataatataacaacATTAGACTTGatcaagttaattttatataaaacaaaattactcATAAAAGAGTCTTTTTTTGGAGAATGacttacaatttttaaaagggtaaatcaatttacaaaaaaaagatttattttatattaacctATAATTCATTTTTCCGTTGACTAAgctatattttacaaaaaaacacaagaaaaaacATTTTCCTAAGTCATTTTCTGTTAAACAAATGTAGGAACTTAAACTAGTTAACTAATCTCAATTTAGTTAACTAACAAATCTATACATAATTCTTCCGTAAATGTACATGAGAGATCCTTCTATTATAGGGACTTGATTAAATTAATCCATCTACTATTAAATGAatcgatttagtccttgtaatatgaaaaagaatcaaataagatcaatgatttattgcttaatagagttaatatttttaaagtttttattattctgtaaatgaaatttttatttgaaattgaacTATAA
This sequence is a window from Gossypium raimondii isolate GPD5lz chromosome 5, ASM2569854v1, whole genome shotgun sequence. Protein-coding genes within it:
- the LOC105770454 gene encoding uncharacterized protein LOC105770454, which translates into the protein MAYSKDQLLARLKELQIEFSQYEHPVVLTVEAQAKYVGNLGGALSKNLFLKDKKHRYYVVSALADTKVDLKVLSQRLGLGKGGLRMAAEEALVEILKVPLGCVTPFAVVNESARHVSLLLDQGFKTQEYCFFHPLSNDMSISLNAHGLDKFLKSIGRDPSYVDLEANPPVGKDQPPDLAAFVPSDAPILSDLPVKAPTQDSTGKHVSAASNSAAVAAKAIKPSGNAQNVKEKPVNTVQPSIPAADAGNFVEELLDRASALLLSEISEDSIKQHSGQLGAEVANNIKKCLREDLKNLATIFKNTAYTEGFYAGTRYQPKRL